A section of the Salvelinus fontinalis isolate EN_2023a chromosome 33, ASM2944872v1, whole genome shotgun sequence genome encodes:
- the LOC129831685 gene encoding vomeronasal type-2 receptor 1: MDNAGFNWKYRLLCGLCAFLHFYASISAESSCKLKAKFNLSGYRNVEKKKVVMGGMFPVHRRIASANTNSSSVPLSLGCEGFNFRTFRWTQTMLFAIDEINKRTDLLPDTDLGYVIYDSCFTISKAVEGTLTYLTGQEEAVPNYRCGTGAPLAALVGAGGSDLSIATARILGLYYFPQVSYASSCSVLDSKFQFPTFLRTIPNDVYQSEAMARLVLHFGWTWVGTIAADDDYGKYGIKAFKEQVEEAGVCISFSETLPKVSSPEDILRIVATVVESTAKIIVVFSSDVDLSPLIQELIQHNVTNRTWIASEAWVTSALINQPGVSSLLGGTLGFGLKRAEIPGLQRYLLNIDPYSNPLTEEFWETAFNCTLDYGRALRLAKEMTKAAVEQGGNTSLSRAVRGVPEWLCSGKESLEKLNNTYSDVTQLRITYSVYKAVYTVAHALHNMEICEPGLGPFNNNSCADITKFEPWQLMYYLKNVWFQVPHTKEPLFFQNGDVDAYYDIINWQVKGDGEISYVTIGHFNSTAAPDAMMTINNASIVWNNDELETPRSVCSESCQPGTRKGIRQGEPVCCFDCIPCADGEISNATDARECIQCTEDYWSNAARDTCVPKTIEFLDFSEPLGITLIVISAVGALITLAVGMVFLVNLGTPLVKANDPILSFSLLFSLVVTFLSSIVFLGEPQPWSCMTSQVGLALGFSLCLSSIMGKAAVLMLRARVLKAARSKAKATAKAAAQAAAADTSPDVIVTNGNINNNNNAVTTGNPDVDSLRPAHQRALAVVLTLIQAVACTVWLIILPPHPVKNTAAQNIKIILECDEGSVVFICCVFGYDILLALLAFIFSFMARKLEDNFSEAKCLTFGMLVFFIVWSSFVPAYLSTRGKFMVAVQIFAILASSFGLLACIFLPKCYVLLVKPELNTEDMMRPRSKPRDGTGTGTSASLATVATEVQATTGNVDY, translated from the exons ATGGATAATGCTGGATTCAATTGGAAATACCGGTTACTGTGTGGATTATGTGCTTTTCTCCACTTTTACGCGTCCATCTCGGCGGAGTCCAGCTGTAAACTGAAGGCCAAGTTTAACCTGAGCGGGTACAGGAACGTGGAGAAGAAAAAGGTGGTCATGGGAGGGATGTTTCCCGTTCACCGCCGCATCGCCTCAGCCAATACCAACAGTTCCTCGGTGCCGCTGTCCCTGGGATGCGAGGG GTTTAACTTCCGGACGTTCCGTTGGACTCAGACAATGCTCTTCGCCATTGATGAGATCAACAAGCGGACAGACCTCCTCCCTGATACAGACCTGGGATATGTCATCTACGACTCCTGTTTCACCATCTCCAAGGCTGTGGAGGGCACCCTCACCTACCTGACGGGGCAGGAAGAGGCCGTGCCCAACTACCGCTGTGGCACAGGGGCGCCCCTGGCCGCTCTAGTGGGGGCTGGGGGGTCAGACCTGTCCATCGCCACCGCGCGCATACTGGGACTCTACTATTTCCCCCAG GTGAGTTACGCGTCGTCCTGCTCTGTGTTGGACAGTAAGTTCCAGTTTCCCACCTTTCTGAGGACCATCCCTAACGACGTCTACCAGTCTGAGGCAATGGCCCGCCTGGTGCTGCACTTCGGCTGGACCTGGGTGGGAACCATCGCCGCGGACGACGACTATGGGAAGTATGGCATCAAGGCCTTcaaggaacaggtggaggaggcTGGGGTCTGCATCTCTTTCTCTGAGACCCTGCCCAAG GTGAGCTCTCCAGAGGACATCCTGCGTATTGTGGCGACGGTGGTGGAGTCGACAGCTAAAATCATTGTGGTGTTCTCCTCTGATGTGGACCTGAGCCCTCTGATCCAGGAGCTGATCCAACACAATGTCACCAACCGCACCTGGATTGCCAGTGAGGCCTGGGTCACCTCTGCACTGATCAACCAGCCTGGG GTGAGTTCATTGCTGGGTGGTACCCTGGGATTCGGTCTGAAGCGTGCTGAGATCCCCGGTCTCCAGCGTTACCTGCTAAACATAGACCCCTACTCAAACCCGCTCACTGAGGAATTCTGGGAAACTGCTTTCAACTGCACGCTGGACTACGGCCGGGCTCTGAGGCTGGCAAAAGAAATGACAAAAGCAGCAGTGGAGCAGGGAGGCAACACAAGCCTGTCCAGGGCAGTCAGAGGGGTGCCTGAGTGGCTGTGTTCGGGAAAGGAGTCCCTGGAGAAACTGAATAATACCTACTCTGACGTGACCCAGCTACGCATCACATACAG TGTGTATAAGGCTGTGTACACTGTGGCCCATGCCCTGCATAACATGGAGATCTGTGAGCCTGGCCTAGGGcccttcaacaacaacagctgtGCTGACATCACCAAATTTGAGCCCTGGcag TTGATGTACTACCTGAAGAACGTGTGGTTCCAGGTCCCCCACACCAAAGAACCTTTATTCTTCCAGAACGGAGATGTGGACGCCTACTATGACATCATCAACTGGCAGGTGAAAGGTGACGGGGAGATCTCCTACGTGACGATTGGCCATTTCAACAGCACAGCAGCCCCGGATGCCATGATGACTATCAACAACGCGTCCATAGTGTGGAACAACGATGAGCTGGAG ACTCCGAGATCAGTGTGCAGCGAGAGCTGCCAGCCTGGTACCAGGAAGGGGATCAGGCAGGGGGAGCCCGTCTGCTGTTTCGACTGCATCCCCTGTGCCGACGGAGAGATCAGCAACGCCACAG ATGCCAGGGAGTGTATCCAGTGTACTGAGGATTACTGGTCTAACGCGGCCCGAGACACCTGCGTCCCCAAGACCATCGAGTTCCTGGACTTCAGTGAACCTCTGGGCATCACACTCATAGTGATATCAGCCGTTGGAGCGCTGATCACACTGGCTGTGGGG ATGGTCTTCCTGGTCAACCTGGGTACTCCACTGGTGAAGGCCAACGACCCCATACTGAGTTTCTCCCTGCTGTTCTCCCTGGTGGTgacgttcctctcctccatcgtCTTCCTGGGAGAACCCCAGCCCTGGAGCTGCATGACCAGCCAGGTGGGCCTGGCCTTGGGgttttccctctgcctctcctccatcaTGG GTAAGGCTGCAGTCCTTATGCTCAGGGCCAGGGTTCTGAAGGCTGCCAGGTCCAAGGCCAAAGCCACTGCTAAGGCTGCAGCTCAGGCCGCCGCCGCTGACACCAGCCCTGATGTCATTGTCACCAAtggcaacatcaacaacaacaacaatgctGTAACCACTGGCAACCCCGATGTGGACTCTCTCCGTCCCGCCCACCAGAGGGCCCTGGCAGTCGTATTAACACTAATCCAGGCCGTGGCGTGCACGGTGTGGCTCATCATCCTGCCGCCGCACCCGGTCAAAAACACGGCGGCGCAGAACATCAAGATCATCCTGGAGTGTGACGAGGGTTCTGTGGTCTTCATCTGCTGTGTCTTCGGCTACGACATCCTGCTGGCCCTGTTGGCCTTCATCTTCTCCTTCATGGCACGCAAACTGGAAGACAACTTCAG TGAGGCAAAGTGCTTGACCTTCGGCATGCTGGTGTTCTTCATCGTGTGGAGCTCCTTCGTCCCGGCCTACCTCAGTACACGTGGTAAGTTCATGGTGGCCGTGCAGATCTTTGCCATCCTGGCGTCCAGCTTCGGCCTGCTAGCCTGCATCTTCCTACCCAAGTGCTACGTCCTGCTGGTCAAGCCCGAGTTGAACACAGAGGATATGATGCGGCCGCGTTCCAAGCCACGTGACGGGACTGGGACAGGGACCTCGGCCTCGCTAGCTACGGTGGCCACTGAAGTTCAAGCTACGACAGGCAATGTTGATTATTAG